Proteins from a genomic interval of Meiothermus cerbereus DSM 11376:
- the cutA gene encoding divalent-cation tolerance protein CutA translates to MYLTVFCTVPDQKTAQRIAQTLVLEGLAACVNLLPGITSVYRWEGEVQENSELLLLIKTQQARYNALEARIKELHPYQVPEIIAHKIEAGSKDYLDWIAESTR, encoded by the coding sequence ATGTATCTGACCGTTTTTTGCACCGTACCGGACCAAAAGACCGCCCAGCGCATCGCCCAAACCCTGGTGCTCGAAGGGCTGGCCGCTTGTGTAAACCTGCTGCCGGGCATCACTTCGGTCTATCGCTGGGAGGGTGAGGTTCAGGAAAATAGCGAGCTGCTGCTCCTCATCAAAACCCAGCAAGCGCGCTACAATGCCCTGGAAGCCCGTATCAAAGAGCTGCACCCCTACCAGGTGCCCGAGATTATTGCCCATAAAATCGAGGCAGGGTCGAAGGACTACCTGGACTGGATCGCCGAGAGTACCCGCTAG
- a CDS encoding delta(1)-pyrroline-2-carboxylate reductase family protein: protein MRILSAEETTALLPYAALAESIAQVLADHAQGLVTAPERLVVPLPGGATLLLMPAADPSITVTKLVTVHPAQQPSVRAEVWVMRTATGERLALLDGGVVTARRTAAVSLLAAQTLAPLPAGPLLIMGAGTQGRSHLEAFQVGLGTDKVYVYSRSFEHAEALASYARQRRMLAQAIRDLEPALNEVSLIVCATTSSTPVLLRAPSSAFIAAVGAYRPDMAEVAPEVVRQARLYVDTLEGARSEAGDLLQAGVDWDEVQPLAAALHQPKPASGVVLFKSVGHALWDLAAARLAVKSLGIR, encoded by the coding sequence ATGCGCATTCTATCGGCAGAGGAAACCACTGCCCTATTGCCGTATGCTGCCCTGGCCGAGTCCATTGCCCAGGTGCTGGCCGACCATGCCCAGGGTCTCGTTACCGCACCGGAGCGTCTGGTGGTGCCGCTACCGGGGGGCGCTACCCTGCTGCTGATGCCCGCAGCCGACCCTTCCATCACCGTTACCAAGCTGGTCACCGTCCACCCTGCGCAACAGCCCAGCGTCCGGGCCGAGGTCTGGGTCATGCGAACTGCTACCGGCGAACGCCTGGCCCTGCTGGACGGTGGGGTGGTCACGGCCCGCCGCACCGCAGCGGTCTCGCTGCTGGCCGCCCAGACCCTGGCCCCCCTTCCCGCCGGGCCGCTTTTGATTATGGGCGCGGGAACCCAGGGCAGAAGCCACCTGGAAGCCTTCCAGGTGGGCCTGGGCACCGACAAGGTGTACGTGTACTCCCGCAGCTTTGAACATGCCGAGGCATTGGCCTCGTACGCCCGCCAGCGGCGAATGCTGGCCCAGGCCATCCGGGACCTCGAGCCCGCCCTGAACGAGGTGAGCCTGATTGTGTGCGCCACTACCAGCTCAACCCCGGTGCTGCTGCGAGCCCCCTCGAGCGCCTTCATCGCCGCCGTGGGAGCCTACCGCCCCGATATGGCCGAGGTTGCGCCGGAGGTGGTGCGGCAGGCCCGGCTATATGTGGATACCCTCGAGGGGGCCCGTTCGGAGGCGGGCGACCTGCTGCAAGCCGGGGTGGACTGGGACGAGGTACAGCCGCTCGCGGCAGCCCTCCACCAGCCCAAACCAGCCTCAGGTGTGGTGCTCTTTAAAAGCGTGGGCCACGCCCTTTGGGATCTGGCCGCGGCCCGGTTGGCGGTGAAGTCGCTGGGGATTCGCTAA
- a CDS encoding MOSC domain-containing protein → MNTVLSLHAGPGTSLPKPAVAKAHLVEGMGVEGDRHFGKHPDRAVLVAGRPTYALAARASIELPPGALGENLLVDFDPHALSPGTRLQVGPALLELTTVCTVCNSLSVFDLRLPKVLLGKRGLYARVLRGGVVEVGDSVQVLSPQSAQNTTFG, encoded by the coding sequence ATGAATACCGTCCTGTCGCTCCACGCTGGGCCGGGTACAAGCCTACCCAAACCAGCGGTGGCTAAAGCCCATCTGGTGGAAGGCATGGGCGTAGAAGGCGACCGGCACTTTGGCAAGCACCCCGACCGGGCCGTGCTGGTGGCCGGGCGCCCGACTTACGCGCTGGCCGCTCGAGCCAGCATCGAGCTACCCCCGGGGGCCCTAGGCGAAAACTTGCTGGTAGACTTCGACCCCCACGCCCTTAGCCCAGGAACTCGGCTACAAGTAGGCCCTGCCTTGTTGGAGTTGACCACGGTATGCACCGTTTGCAACTCGCTCTCGGTCTTCGATTTGCGGCTGCCCAAGGTGCTTTTGGGCAAGCGGGGGCTGTATGCCCGGGTGCTTCGGGGCGGGGTGGTAGAGGTTGGCGATAGCGTTCAGGTTCTATCGCCCCAGTCTGCACAAAACACAACTTTCGGGTAG
- a CDS encoding c-type cytochrome, producing MKAKYLVWVMFLALTALWVGLGQNALPEGPGRELVLQKCQTCHEIGFVTRERQNRERWDSLITEMQGYGLRLTPEERATILNYLATQLAPGASVPAPTPAQAAAAVSGAAVYNNCIGCHQANGAGIPGVFPPLAGHVPEILAAKGGREWLIQVMLYGLQGAISVKGASYNGLMPAYPQLSDAEIAAVLNHIATQWGNALPTGQSAFTEAEVKAQRGKNLSAQQVLAARGQLGLR from the coding sequence ATGAAAGCCAAATACCTGGTATGGGTAATGTTTCTAGCGCTAACTGCCCTTTGGGTGGGCCTCGGCCAAAACGCACTGCCCGAGGGGCCGGGGCGGGAGCTTGTTTTACAGAAATGCCAGACCTGCCACGAAATCGGTTTTGTAACCCGTGAACGGCAAAACCGCGAACGTTGGGACAGCCTGATTACAGAAATGCAGGGCTACGGGCTCAGGCTCACCCCGGAGGAACGGGCTACCATCCTCAACTACCTGGCAACACAGTTGGCTCCAGGTGCGAGTGTTCCTGCGCCCACACCAGCGCAGGCCGCGGCTGCAGTTAGTGGGGCAGCGGTCTACAACAACTGCATCGGCTGCCACCAGGCCAATGGTGCAGGTATTCCAGGGGTCTTTCCGCCTCTGGCCGGGCATGTGCCGGAGATTTTGGCAGCCAAGGGCGGACGCGAATGGCTGATTCAGGTGATGCTCTATGGCCTGCAAGGCGCAATTAGCGTCAAAGGGGCCAGCTACAACGGCCTGATGCCGGCCTATCCCCAGCTCAGCGACGCAGAGATCGCCGCGGTGCTCAACCACATCGCCACCCAGTGGGGGAATGCCCTGCCCACAGGCCAGAGCGCTTTTACCGAGGCCGAGGTGAAGGCCCAGCGCGGCAAGAACCTGAGCGCCCAGCAGGTGCTGGCCGCTCGAGGTCAGCTCGGTCTGCGATGA
- a CDS encoding molybdopterin-dependent oxidoreductase produces the protein MSEKEKALLQAEMNRRAFLKKSVAAGAAVGMMGLGMAQQQPTADQVVRGKNPKLVVLSSRPVVMESTLELLGSERITSKANLFIRNNIDLPGLNTTEPNVQPGWEVEITGLIDKPFKITVDELSKLPQTEVTSVLQCSGNGRSFFNPRPSGNPWTYGGVGHVTWRGVLLKTLLEAKGVKLDPKARFITMNASTQGGAAPYEKSFPISVLDYSSAMLALGMNGEPLPAVHGGPVRLVAAGTFGTANVKWIAKLEFTATESSGNEQVPRYRVPVLPGVNLPILPTQPGSRYNYTLENSRSNWMTNINSFILSPLAGASVKGRLVEIRGVAWNDGLAPLETVEVSVNGGTSWRKAIIERDHGKFGWYQWVSPQLLAPGEYEVMARATDAVGRTQPMNGNIWWNERGYEWNGIMRVKFRVT, from the coding sequence ATGAGCGAAAAAGAAAAAGCACTACTTCAGGCTGAAATGAACCGCCGCGCCTTCTTGAAGAAAAGCGTTGCAGCCGGAGCAGCCGTGGGCATGATGGGGCTGGGCATGGCCCAGCAACAACCCACCGCCGACCAGGTGGTACGCGGCAAAAACCCCAAGCTGGTTGTGCTGTCGTCCCGTCCGGTGGTGATGGAGTCTACCCTGGAACTGTTGGGCTCCGAGCGCATCACCAGCAAGGCCAACCTCTTCATCCGCAACAACATCGACCTGCCCGGTCTCAACACCACCGAGCCCAACGTGCAGCCCGGCTGGGAAGTAGAGATCACCGGCCTCATTGACAAACCTTTCAAGATCACGGTGGACGAGCTTTCCAAACTGCCCCAGACCGAAGTCACCAGCGTGTTGCAGTGTTCGGGCAATGGCCGTAGCTTCTTCAACCCCCGTCCTTCAGGCAACCCCTGGACCTACGGCGGGGTGGGGCATGTCACCTGGCGCGGGGTGTTGCTCAAGACCCTGCTCGAGGCCAAAGGCGTAAAACTCGATCCAAAAGCCCGCTTCATCACCATGAACGCCTCCACCCAGGGCGGGGCTGCACCTTATGAAAAGAGCTTCCCCATCAGCGTGCTGGACTACAGCAGCGCCATGCTGGCTTTGGGCATGAACGGTGAGCCGCTGCCGGCGGTACACGGCGGGCCGGTGCGGCTGGTGGCAGCGGGTACCTTTGGCACGGCCAACGTTAAGTGGATTGCCAAGCTCGAGTTCACCGCTACCGAAAGCTCCGGCAACGAACAGGTGCCCCGCTACCGGGTGCCGGTGCTGCCCGGGGTGAACCTGCCCATCCTGCCCACCCAGCCCGGCAGCCGCTACAACTACACCCTGGAGAACTCCCGCTCGAACTGGATGACCAACATCAACTCCTTCATCCTATCGCCGCTGGCCGGAGCCAGCGTCAAAGGCCGTCTGGTAGAGATCCGTGGGGTAGCCTGGAACGACGGCCTGGCCCCGCTCGAAACCGTAGAGGTCTCGGTAAACGGCGGCACCTCCTGGCGCAAGGCCATCATCGAGCGTGACCACGGCAAGTTTGGCTGGTATCAGTGGGTCTCACCCCAGCTACTGGCCCCCGGCGAATACGAGGTGATGGCCCGCGCTACCGACGCGGTAGGCCGCACCCAGCCCATGAACGGCAACATCTGGTGGAACGAGCGCGGCTACGAGTGGAACGGGATTATGCGGGTCAAGTTCAGGGTAACCTGA